From Bos mutus isolate GX-2022 chromosome 5, NWIPB_WYAK_1.1, whole genome shotgun sequence, one genomic window encodes:
- the IL26 gene encoding interleukin-26, whose product MWVSCILRCGLLFVTLSLAIAKHKQSSFAERCYPRGTLSQAVDTLYVKAASLRATIPEDRIKNIRLLKKKTKKLFMKNCRFQEQLLSFFMEDVFGQLQLQVCKEMHFVEDFHSLRQKLSRCISCASSAREMKSITRMKRTFYEIGKKGIYKAISELDILLSWIKQFLESIK is encoded by the exons ATGTGGGTGAGTTGCATTTTGAGATGTGGGTTGCTCTTTGTCACTCTGTCTCTTGCCATTGCTAAGCACAAGCAATCATCCTTTGCCGAAAGGTGTTACCCAAGGGGAACCCTGTCCCAAGCTGTCGATACTCTCTATGTCAAGGCAGCAAGCCTCAGAGCAACGATTCCA GAAGATCGCATAAAAAATATAcgattattaaaaaagaaaacaaaaaagctatTTATG AAAAACTGCAGATTCCAGGAACAACTTTTGTCCTTCTTCATGGAAGATGTTTTTGGTCAACTCCAATTACAAGTTTGCAAGGAAATGCACTTTGTGGAAGACTTTCATAGCCTCAGGCAGAAACTGAGCCGCTGT ATTTCCTGTGCTTCATCAGCTAGAGAGATGAAATCCATTACTAggatgaaaagaacattttatgaG ATTGGAAAGAAAGGAATCTACAAAGCCATAAGTGAACTGGATATTCTTCTTTCGTGGATTAAACAATTCTTGGAAAGTATTAAGTAA